A stretch of DNA from Pasteurellaceae bacterium RH1A:
CTGGGCCGAATGGGGCACCAGCACGACGACCATCTGGGGTGTTACCGGTTTTCTTACCATAAACCACGTTAGAGGTGATGGTGAGAACAGACTGGGTTGGGGTGGCGTTACGGTAAGTACCCAATTTTTGGATTTTCTTCATAAAGCGTTCAACCAAGTCGCAGGCGATGTCGTCTACACGGTTGTCGTTGTTACCGAATTGTGGGTATTCGCCTTCGATTTCAAAGTCAATCGCCACGTTTTTCGCCACGCCTGTCACTTCGCCCGCTTTGTTTTTGATTTCAATATCGCCACGGATTGGTTTTACCTTAGCATATTTAATCGCAGAGAGTGAGTCGGCTGCCACGGAAAGACCAGCAATACCACAAGCCATGGTGCGGAAGACATCACGGTCATGCAAGGCCATGAGTGCCGCTTCATAGGCATATTTGTCGTGCATAAAGTGGATGATGTTAAGGGCTGTGACATATTGTTTGGCCAACCAGTCCATAAAGCCGTCTAGGCGTTCCATCACTACATCGTAGTTGAGAACTTCGTCTGTGATTGGGGCAGTTCTTGGGCCAACTTGGTCGCCTGATTTCTCATCCACACCGCCGTTGATTGCGTATAGGAGGGTTTTGGCTAAGTTTGCACGGGCACCGAAGAACTGCATCATTTTACCCACGATCATTGGCGATACGCAGCAAGCAATGGCATAGTCATCGTTTTGGAAGTCTGGACGCATTAAATCGTCATTTTCATACTGTACCGATGAAGTATCGATAGACACTTTAGCCGCATAGCGTTTAAAGCCATCTGGCAAACTTTCAGACCAAAGAATGGTTAAGTTCGGCTCTGGTGATGGGCCCATGGTGTAAAGGGTGTGGAGAATACGGAAGCTGTTTTTGGTCACAAGTGTGCGGCCGTCCATACCCATACCCGCTAGGGTTTCCGTTGCCCACATTGGGTCGCCAGAGAAGAGTTGATCGTACTCAGGTGTACGCAAGAAACGCACCATACGGAGTTTCATCACCAAGTGGTCGATAAGCTCTTGGGCTTCTTGTTCAGTGATTTTACCCGCTTGGAGGTCACGCTCAATGTAAATGTCTAAGAAGGTAGAAACACGGCCGAAAGACATCGCTGCACCGTTTTGGGATTTCACCGCTGCGAGGTAAGCAAAGTAAGTCCATTGCACCGCTTCTTGAGCGTTGGTAGCAGGGCCTGAAATGTCGTAGCCGTAAGAAGCTGCCATTTCTTTCATTTTGCCAAGGGCACGGTGCTGTTCAGCAATTTCTTCACGCAGCTGAATAGTGGCTTGAATGTCCACGCCACTTTCTAATTTTTCTTGAAGAGAGTTAAATTGTTTAACCTTATCCTTCATCAAGAAGTCTGCACCG
This window harbors:
- a CDS encoding formate acetyltransferase gives rise to the protein MAQLTEAQQKAWAGFAEGDWQNEVNVRDFIQKNYTPYEGDESFLAEVTEATTTLWTDVMEKIKVENKTHEPYDIDTDTPSTITSHAPGYINKDLEKIVGLQTDAPLKRAIMPYGGINMVKGSCKVYRRELKPEVEHIFTEYRKTHNQGVFDVYTPDILRCRKSGVITGLPDAYGRGRIIGDYRRMALYGADFLMKDKVKQFNSLQEKLESGVDIQATIQLREEIAEQHRALGKMKEMAASYGYDISGPATNAQEAVQWTYFAYLAAVKSQNGAAMSFGRVSTFLDIYIERDLQAGKITEQEAQELIDHLVMKLRMVRFLRTPEYDQLFSGDPMWATETLAGMGMDGRTLVTKNSFRILHTLYTMGPSPEPNLTILWSESLPDGFKRYAAKVSIDTSSVQYENDDLMRPDFQNDDYAIACCVSPMIVGKMMQFFGARANLAKTLLYAINGGVDEKSGDQVGPRTAPITDEVLNYDVVMERLDGFMDWLAKQYVTALNIIHFMHDKYAYEAALMALHDRDVFRTMACGIAGLSVAADSLSAIKYAKVKPIRGDIEIKNKAGEVTGVAKNVAIDFEIEGEYPQFGNNDNRVDDIACDLVERFMKKIQKLGTYRNATPTQSVLTITSNVVYGKKTGNTPDGRRAGAPFGPGANPMHGRDQKGAVASLTSVAKLPFAYAKDGISYTFSIVPNALGKDYEAQKRNLAGLMDGYFHHEAEVEGGQHLNVNVMNREMLLDAMENPEKYPQLTIRVSGYAVRFNSLTKEQQQDVITRTFTQNM